Below is a genomic region from Candidatus Rokuibacteriota bacterium.
GAAGGCGCCGCCGGCCATCACGATGGGCCCGATGGCGAGCCCGTCGAGGCCGTCGGTGAGGTTCACGGCGTTGGACGCCCCCACGATCACCAGCAGCGCGAAGGGGATCCAGAGCCACCCGAGCGTCAGCAGCCACCCCTTGAAGAAGGGGATCGCGAGCCCGGTGGTGAACCCGTCCACCGGCCAGACGAAGAGCGAGGCCATGAGGAGCCCCACGAGCAGAATCTGGGCGCCGAACTTCTGGCGCGCCGAGATACCCTTCCGCGTGCGGAGCTTCCGCCAGTCGTCCAGGAACCCGATGGCCCCGAGGCCCGCCGTGGCCGTCACGACCGTCCACACGTAGCGGTTCCTGAGATTGGCCCAGAGCAGCGTGGACCCGAGGATCGCCGCCAGGATGACGAGCCCCCCCATGGTCGGCGTCCCCGCCTTCGCCCGATGCCGCTCCGGCGTGTCCTCGCGGATCGTCTCGCCGCCGTGCTGCATCGCGCGGAGCCGCCCGATCAGCCACGGCCCCAGCGCGAAGGAGATGACGAGGGCGGTCACCGTCGCCATCGCCGTCCGGAACGTGATGTACCGGAAGACGTTGAAGACGATGTGGTCCCGGGCCAGCGGGACGAGGAGATGGTAGAGCATCAGGCATCGTCTCCTCCGAACCGGGCCAGGAGGGCGTCCACCACCCGCTCCATGCGCATGCCGCGGGAGCCCTTCACGAGGACCGCGTCGCCCGGGGCGAGCCGCTTGAGCAGGAACGCCACCGTGTCCTCGAAGGTGCCGGCGTGGTGAACCTCTGCCAGTCCCGCCTCCCGCGCGCCCTGCACCGCGAAGCGCGCCAGGCGGCCGACCCCGAGGAACTCGGCCGCGCCGGAGGCGGCCACCGCGCGCCCCACGTCGCGGTGCGCCTCCTCACCGATGTCACCGAGTTCCAGCATGTCGCCGAGCACCACGATCAGGCGCTGCGCCTCGCGCGCGGCGGCGAGCGTCTGAAGCGCCGCGCGTACGGAGGCGGGGTTGGCATTGTAGGTGTCGTCGAGGATTTTGAGCGCCCCGGCGCTCCGCCAGACGCAGCGCCCCTTGGCGGGGCACGCCGCCTCGAGTCCACCCGCGATCCCGGCCAGCGGCAGGCCCAGCGCGAGCCCGACGCCCGCGGCCACCAGGGCATTGGTGACGTTGTGGCGGCCTGCGAAGGCCAGCCGGGCCGTCCGGCGCGCGCCGCGGATCTCGAGGGTGACCGCCAGCCCCCCCTCCGTCTCCGCCGGAATGCCGACGGCGCGCACGTCGGCGGGCTCCTTCGCGCTCACGCTCAGCACTCGCGCGCGGCTCACCGCGCGCATGGCCCACACGCGCGGGTCGTCGGCGTTGAGCACCACCGCACCCTCGGGCGGGATGGCGGCGACCAGCGCCTCCTTCTCGGCCTGCACGCCGTCCAGCGACCCGAGGAACTCCGTGTGGGCGCTCGACACGGTCGTCACCGCGCCCACCGTCGGACGGCTGATCTCGGCCAGGGCGGCGATCTCCCCAGGACGGTTGGACCCCAGCTCGAGCGCCACCGCCCGGTGCTGGGGATCCAGCTGGAGCAGCGTCAGGGGCAGCCCCCACTGGTTGTTGAAGGAGAACTGGGGCTTGAGCACGGGGCCGAGGGTCTCGAGCACCGCCGCCACCATCTCCTTCGTGGTGGTCTTGCCGTTGGAGCCGGTCACCGCGGCGACGGGGATGGTGAAGCGGGCGCGGTGGTAGGCCGCCAGCCGCCCCAGGGCGCGCGTCGTCTCGTCCACCAGCACGACCGGGACGCCGGGGGGCAGGTCATCGGGCAGCGAGTGCACAACGAGGCACGCGGCACCACGGGCCGCGGCGTCCCGGACGAAGGCATGCCCGTCCTGCTGCCAGCCCCGGATGGCGAAGAACACCTCGCCGACGCGCAGGCTCCGGCTGTCGATGGAGATGCCGGTGGCGCGCAGGCCGAGGTCGCCGCCCACCAGCG
It encodes:
- a CDS encoding phospho-N-acetylmuramoyl-pentapeptide-transferase, with protein sequence MLYHLLVPLARDHIVFNVFRYITFRTAMATVTALVISFALGPWLIGRLRAMQHGGETIREDTPERHRAKAGTPTMGGLVILAAILGSTLLWANLRNRYVWTVVTATAGLGAIGFLDDWRKLRTRKGISARQKFGAQILLVGLLMASLFVWPVDGFTTGLAIPFFKGWLLTLGWLWIPFALLVIVGASNAVNLTDGLDGLAIGPIVMAGGAFAVIAYLTGNFRAAEYLRILNVKGTGELTIVCGALVGAALGFLWFNSYPAQVFMGDVGSLALGGAIGTLAVLTKAELLLPLIGGIYVVEAGSVIIQVVSFRLTGRRVFRMAPLHHHYELCGWAEPKIIVRFWIVSFMLALLALTTLKLR
- a CDS encoding UDP-N-acetylmuramoyl-tripeptide--D-alanyl-D-alanine ligase; this encodes MSMFSVEDVVRGTQGALVGGDLGLRATGISIDSRSLRVGEVFFAIRGWQQDGHAFVRDAAARGAACLVVHSLPDDLPPGVPVVLVDETTRALGRLAAYHRARFTIPVAAVTGSNGKTTTKEMVAAVLETLGPVLKPQFSFNNQWGLPLTLLQLDPQHRAVALELGSNRPGEIAALAEISRPTVGAVTTVSSAHTEFLGSLDGVQAEKEALVAAIPPEGAVVLNADDPRVWAMRAVSRARVLSVSAKEPADVRAVGIPAETEGGLAVTLEIRGARRTARLAFAGRHNVTNALVAAGVGLALGLPLAGIAGGLEAACPAKGRCVWRSAGALKILDDTYNANPASVRAALQTLAAAREAQRLIVVLGDMLELGDIGEEAHRDVGRAVAASGAAEFLGVGRLARFAVQGAREAGLAEVHHAGTFEDTVAFLLKRLAPGDAVLVKGSRGMRMERVVDALLARFGGDDA